The following coding sequences are from one Clostridioides difficile ATCC 9689 = DSM 1296 window:
- a CDS encoding SigB/SigF/SigG family RNA polymerase sigma factor, with translation MKNVANATHYLNMDTKELFNLYNKNKNVDIRNILIERHLYLARLLAKKYINKGVDFEDIYQVASLALIYAIDRYDVEKGFEFSSFATPTIVGEIKKYFRDKVWTLRVPRRIQELSKKISDAKIKLEQENKKHPKVKDIADYIGVSEEDVLEAMEASYGYQPMSLDSSSNDDSEDKDITLIDKIGKEEGNFGSIEYEDFINKFIETLNELEVKIFKDRFFFDKTQSSIAKELGISQMTVSRLEKKVVEKLKKEYEKNL, from the coding sequence ATGAAAAATGTAGCTAATGCTACACATTACCTAAATATGGATACAAAAGAGCTATTTAATTTATATAATAAAAATAAAAATGTAGACATTAGAAATATTCTTATTGAAAGACATCTGTATTTAGCAAGATTGTTAGCTAAGAAGTATATAAACAAAGGTGTTGATTTTGAAGATATATATCAAGTTGCTTCATTGGCATTAATTTATGCTATTGATAGATATGATGTTGAGAAAGGATTTGAGTTCTCCAGCTTTGCAACACCAACTATAGTAGGAGAAATAAAAAAGTATTTTAGAGATAAAGTATGGACACTTAGAGTCCCAAGAAGAATACAGGAATTAAGCAAAAAGATAAGTGATGCGAAGATTAAATTAGAACAAGAAAATAAGAAGCATCCAAAGGTAAAAGATATAGCTGATTATATAGGCGTTAGTGAAGAAGATGTTTTAGAGGCTATGGAGGCTTCTTATGGATATCAACCAATGTCTTTGGATTCATCAAGTAATGATGATTCAGAGGATAAAGATATAACTCTTATTGATAAGATTGGAAAAGAAGAAGGTAACTTTGGAAGTATAGAGTATGAAGATTTTATTAATAAGTTTATTGAAACTTTAAATGAATTAGAAGTTAAAATTTTTAAAGATAGATTTTTCTTTGATAAAACACAATCTAGTATAGCTAAAGAACTAGGGATATCACAGATGACTGTTTCTAGACTAGAGAAAAAGGTAGTAGAGAAGCTGAAAAAAGAATATGAAAAAAATTTATAA
- the recF gene encoding DNA replication/repair protein RecF (All proteins in this family for which functions are known are DNA-binding proteins that assist the filamentation of RecA onto DNA for the initiation of recombination or recombinational repair.) gives MKLKSLQLVNFRNYKKLHLEFNGKVNLLVGKNGQGKTNIVESIYMLSFGKSFRTNKDKEMVRFNSENLYIGGSFSKYNKYSLIELIIGKDKKGIRINKVPLQKIQELLGNLNVVIFSPEDLRLVKEGPKERRAFIDKEISQIIPKYYKYLTNYNKTLSQRSRVLKNIHVDEALLDVYDDTLAKYGSYIYILRRDFIKKIANISENMHMNLTNGVERLSIRYKNQINITDEDTIDTVYNKFLAKLSSNRPNDIESKTTRYGIHKDDLNIFINDLDARLFGSQGQQRTASISLKLSEIELIKNEVEEYPVLILDDVFSELDEARQKLLVNNLSNVQMFITSAEVSHKKIFDEKNVTIFNIENGDVISIENGGN, from the coding sequence GTGAAACTTAAAAGTTTGCAACTTGTTAATTTTAGAAATTATAAAAAGTTGCATCTGGAATTTAATGGGAAAGTAAATCTACTTGTTGGTAAAAATGGTCAAGGAAAGACAAATATAGTAGAATCTATTTATATGCTTTCTTTTGGAAAATCATTTAGGACTAACAAAGATAAAGAAATGGTTAGATTTAATAGTGAAAACTTATATATTGGAGGAAGTTTTTCAAAATATAATAAATATAGTCTAATAGAGCTAATTATTGGAAAAGATAAAAAAGGGATAAGAATAAATAAAGTTCCTTTACAAAAGATACAAGAACTACTTGGCAACTTAAATGTTGTTATATTTTCTCCTGAGGATTTAAGGTTGGTTAAAGAGGGTCCTAAAGAAAGAAGGGCATTTATAGACAAAGAGATTAGTCAGATTATACCTAAATATTATAAATATCTTACCAATTATAATAAAACACTTTCTCAAAGGAGTAGGGTGCTTAAAAATATACATGTTGATGAAGCTTTATTAGATGTATATGATGATACGTTAGCAAAGTATGGAAGTTATATTTATATTTTGCGTAGAGACTTTATAAAAAAGATAGCTAATATATCTGAAAATATGCATATGAATTTGACTAATGGAGTTGAAAGATTATCAATTCGATATAAAAATCAAATAAATATAACTGATGAAGATACTATAGATACAGTATATAATAAATTTTTAGCCAAGTTGTCATCGAATAGACCTAATGATATAGAATCTAAGACTACCAGATATGGTATACACAAAGATGACTTAAATATATTCATAAATGATTTAGATGCAAGACTTTTTGGTTCACAAGGTCAACAAAGAACTGCTTCAATATCATTAAAGTTATCAGAGATAGAATTAATAAAAAATGAAGTTGAAGAATATCCAGTATTAATTTTAGATGATGTTTTTAGTGAGTTAGATGAAGCAAGACAAAAACTTTTAGTAAATAATTTAAGCAATGTTCAAATGTTTATAACAAGTGCTGAAGTTTCACATAAAAAAATATTTGATGAAAAAAATGTTACAATATTTAATATTGAAAATGGCGATGTTATTAGCATAGAGAATGGAGGAAATTAA
- a CDS encoding ATP-binding protein — translation MACETIKMEITTNPDYVSIIRLTASGIANKMGFPIDDIEDIKVAVSEACTNAIKHSKDDVFYIVFNILDNAINIEIQDNGKGYDVSSISTPDLENPKESGLGLFIIKTLMDDVDIESEHNQGTKIKMTKYLGVDI, via the coding sequence TTGGCTTGTGAGACTATAAAGATGGAAATTACTACAAATCCAGATTATGTTAGTATAATAAGATTAACAGCATCTGGAATTGCCAATAAGATGGGTTTTCCAATAGATGATATAGAAGATATAAAGGTAGCAGTATCTGAAGCATGTACAAATGCAATAAAACACAGTAAAGATGATGTGTTTTATATAGTATTTAATATTTTAGATAATGCAATTAATATAGAAATTCAAGATAATGGAAAAGGATATGATGTTAGCTCAATAAGTACACCAGATTTAGAGAATCCAAAAGAGAGTGGTCTTGGATTGTTTATAATTAAAACTTTAATGGATGATGTAGATATTGAATCAGAACATAATCAAGGGACAAAAATAAAAATGACTAAATATTTAGGAGTTGATATTTAA
- a CDS encoding STAS domain-containing protein, with the protein MSMNIDSNLDSQNKFWNVCLDGELDVSTADKLKEHLHALIEKNMLDVKINLKDLDYIDSTGLGAMIGVLKKLKINEKEIYIVNPKSNVRKIFTITGLDKIFKVEG; encoded by the coding sequence ATGTCTATGAATATTGATTCAAATTTAGATTCACAAAATAAATTTTGGAATGTTTGTCTTGATGGAGAACTTGATGTTTCTACAGCAGATAAACTAAAGGAACATTTACATGCTTTAATAGAAAAAAATATGTTAGATGTAAAGATTAATCTTAAAGATTTAGATTATATAGACTCAACAGGCTTAGGAGCTATGATAGGTGTATTAAAAAAATTAAAAATAAATGAAAAAGAGATATACATAGTAAATCCTAAGAGTAACGTAAGAAAGATTTTTACTATAACAGGTCTAGATAAAATATTTAAAGTGGAGGGATAA
- the gyrA gene encoding DNA gyrase subunit A, with translation MEENNKILPIEIAEEMKKSYIDYSMSVIAGRALPDVRDGLKPVHRRILYSMSELNLTPDKPYRKSARIVGDVLGKYHPHGDTAVYYAMVRMAQDFSTRALLVDGHGNFGSVDGDSPAAMRYTEAKMSKLSLELLRDIEKETVDFKPNFDESLKEPSVLPARYPNLLVNGSNGIAVGMATSIPPHNLAEVIDATVYLIDNPECSVDDLIKFVQGPDFPTAAIIMGKESIAEAYRTGRGKVKVRSRAFIEELPKGKQQIIVTEIPYQVNKAKLVERIAELVKEKRIEGISDLRDESNRNGMRIVIELKRDANANIVLNNLYKHSQMEDTFSIIMLALVDGQPRVLNLKQILYHYIKHQEDVVTRRTKFELNKAEARAHILEGLKIALDNIDAVISLIRASKTGQEAKLGLIEKFKLTEIQAQAILDMRLQRLTGLERDKIEAEYEDLIKKINRLKEILADERLLLNVIKDEITIIKENYSDERRTEIRHAEGEIDMRDLISDEEIAITLTHFGYIKRLPSDTYKSQKRGGRGISALTTREEDFVRHLVTTTTHSRLLFFTNKGRVFKLNAYEIPEGKRQAKGTAIVNLLQLSADEKIATLIPIDGNDENEYLLLATKKGIVKKTKREEFKNINKSGLIAIGLRDDDELIGVELTDGKQEVLLVTKEGMSIRFDENDIRYMGRTAMGVKGITLSKEDFVVSMNLCSKGTDVLVVSKNGFGKRTNIEEYRSQIRAGKGIKTYNISEKTGTIVGADMVNEDDEIMIINSDGVLIRIRVNEISLFGRVTSGVKLMKTNDEVNVVSIAKINIEEE, from the coding sequence ATGGAAGAAAATAACAAAATACTCCCTATTGAAATAGCGGAAGAAATGAAAAAATCGTATATTGATTATTCAATGAGTGTTATAGCTGGACGTGCTCTTCCTGATGTTAGAGATGGTTTAAAGCCAGTTCATAGAAGAATATTATATTCAATGAGTGAGTTAAATTTAACTCCAGATAAACCATACAGGAAGTCAGCTCGTATTGTTGGGGACGTTTTAGGTAAGTACCATCCTCATGGAGATACTGCTGTTTATTATGCTATGGTAAGAATGGCACAAGATTTTTCAACTAGAGCACTTTTAGTAGATGGTCATGGTAACTTTGGTTCTGTTGATGGGGATTCACCAGCTGCTATGCGTTATACAGAAGCTAAAATGAGTAAATTATCATTAGAACTACTAAGAGATATTGAAAAGGAAACTGTAGACTTTAAACCAAACTTTGATGAGTCGTTAAAAGAGCCTTCAGTATTGCCAGCTAGATATCCTAATTTATTAGTAAATGGCTCAAATGGTATAGCTGTTGGTATGGCAACTTCAATACCTCCACATAATTTAGCAGAAGTAATTGATGCAACTGTATATTTGATAGATAATCCAGAGTGTAGTGTAGATGATTTAATAAAATTTGTTCAAGGACCAGATTTCCCTACAGCTGCAATTATAATGGGAAAAGAAAGTATAGCAGAAGCATACAGAACTGGAAGAGGAAAAGTTAAAGTTAGGTCTAGAGCTTTTATAGAAGAGCTACCAAAAGGAAAACAGCAAATAATAGTTACAGAAATACCTTATCAAGTAAATAAGGCTAAACTCGTTGAAAGAATAGCAGAGTTAGTTAAAGAAAAGAGAATAGAAGGTATATCAGACCTAAGAGACGAAAGTAATAGAAATGGTATGAGAATTGTTATAGAATTAAAGAGGGATGCTAATGCTAATATAGTATTAAATAATTTGTATAAACATTCTCAAATGGAAGATACTTTTAGTATAATAATGCTTGCACTTGTAGATGGTCAGCCAAGAGTTTTAAATCTTAAACAAATATTATATCATTATATTAAACATCAAGAAGATGTTGTTACAAGAAGAACTAAATTTGAACTAAATAAAGCTGAAGCAAGAGCACATATTTTAGAAGGATTAAAGATTGCTTTAGATAATATAGATGCTGTTATAAGCTTGATAAGAGCTTCAAAGACTGGGCAAGAAGCTAAGCTAGGTTTAATAGAAAAATTCAAATTAACTGAAATCCAAGCACAAGCTATATTAGATATGAGACTTCAAAGACTTACAGGTTTAGAAAGAGATAAGATAGAAGCTGAATATGAAGATTTAATCAAGAAGATAAATAGATTAAAAGAGATTTTAGCTGATGAAAGATTACTTTTAAATGTAATAAAGGATGAAATTACAATAATAAAAGAAAATTACTCTGATGAGAGAAGAACAGAAATAAGACATGCTGAAGGCGAAATAGATATGAGAGATCTTATAAGTGATGAAGAAATAGCAATAACTCTTACTCACTTTGGATATATAAAAAGGCTTCCATCTGATACTTATAAGAGTCAAAAAAGGGGTGGAAGAGGTATTTCAGCACTTACAACTAGAGAAGAAGATTTTGTAAGGCACTTGGTAACTACAACTACTCATAGTAGACTATTATTCTTTACAAATAAAGGTAGAGTATTTAAATTAAATGCATATGAAATACCAGAAGGTAAGAGACAGGCTAAAGGTACTGCTATAGTGAATTTACTTCAATTGTCAGCAGATGAGAAAATTGCTACTCTAATACCTATTGATGGTAATGATGAAAATGAATATTTATTACTTGCAACGAAAAAAGGTATTGTTAAAAAGACTAAGAGAGAAGAGTTCAAAAATATAAATAAATCTGGTCTTATTGCTATAGGTTTAAGAGATGATGATGAGCTTATTGGAGTAGAACTTACAGATGGAAAACAAGAAGTACTTTTAGTAACTAAAGAAGGTATGTCTATAAGATTTGATGAAAATGATATAAGATATATGGGTAGAACAGCAATGGGTGTAAAAGGTATAACTTTAAGTAAAGAAGATTTTGTTGTGTCTATGAACCTTTGCAGTAAAGGTACAGATGTGTTAGTTGTAAGTAAGAATGGTTTTGGAAAGAGAACAAATATAGAAGAGTATAGAAGTCAAATAAGAGCTGGTAAAGGAATTAAAACTTATAATATATCTGAAAAAACTGGTACAATTGTAGGTGCAGATATGGTCAACGAAGATGATGAGATAATGATTATAAATTCTGATGGAGTTCTTATTAGAATAAGAGTCAATGAAATATCACTGTTTGGAAGAGTTACAAGTGGTGTTAAATTAATGAAGACGAATGATGAAGTCAATGTAGTTTCGATTGCCAAAATAAATATTGAAGAAGAATAG
- the gyrB gene encoding DNA topoisomerase (ATP-hydrolyzing) subunit B, with the protein MKQEYGASQIQVLEGLEAVRKRPGMYIGSTSPRGLHHLVYEVVDNSIDEALQGYCSDIYVSINEDGSVLVKDNGRGIPVEIHPKTGKSTLETVLTNLHAGGKFGGGGYKVSGGLHGVGVSVVNALSKWMVAEVYLNGKIYKQTYEKGLPTSKLEVVGESQDKGTMIQFMPDETIFDEIEFKYETLEYRLRELSFLNKGIKIVFEDKREGQEKRKEFHYTGGLVEYIKYLNKSRTGIHDDIVYIDKKVDDCFVELAMQYTDGYTENIYSFANNINTHEGGSHLSGFKAALTKTVNDYAKRNKFLKENDVNLLGEDIREGLTAVVSVKLPEPQFEGQTKTKLGNSFMRGIVDSVTVDELGSFLEENPSTARIIVDKALRAQRAREAAKKARELTRRKSVLESTSLPGKLADCAEKDPSKSEIFLVEGDSAGGSAKQGRDRNSQAILPLRGKILNVEKSRLDRILSSDEIKNMITAYGCGIGEDFDIDKARYHKIIIMTDADVDGAHIRTLLLTFFFRYMRPLIDEGYVYAAQPPLYKVTKQKKEHYVYSDKELNILLDEIGRNGVELQRYKGLGEMNAEQLWETTMNPETRTLLQVTVEDAAIADEVFSMLMGDKVAPRKEFIEENARFVRNLDI; encoded by the coding sequence ATGAAACAAGAATACGGTGCAAGTCAGATACAAGTATTAGAGGGATTAGAAGCCGTTAGAAAAAGACCAGGTATGTATATTGGTAGTACAAGCCCTAGAGGTTTACATCACTTAGTTTATGAAGTTGTAGATAATAGTATAGATGAGGCTTTACAAGGATATTGTTCAGACATATATGTATCTATTAATGAAGATGGCAGTGTTTTAGTAAAAGATAACGGAAGAGGTATACCTGTTGAAATACATCCTAAAACTGGTAAATCAACTTTAGAAACAGTATTAACTAATCTTCATGCAGGAGGAAAGTTTGGAGGCGGAGGATATAAAGTATCTGGAGGTCTTCATGGAGTTGGTGTTTCTGTAGTTAATGCATTGTCAAAATGGATGGTAGCAGAGGTTTATTTAAACGGAAAGATATATAAGCAGACATATGAGAAAGGATTGCCAACATCTAAGCTTGAAGTAGTTGGAGAATCTCAAGATAAAGGAACAATGATTCAATTTATGCCAGATGAGACAATATTTGATGAAATAGAGTTTAAATATGAAACATTGGAGTATAGGCTTAGAGAACTTTCTTTCTTGAATAAAGGAATAAAAATAGTATTTGAAGATAAAAGAGAAGGACAAGAAAAAAGAAAAGAATTTCACTATACAGGTGGTTTGGTAGAATATATTAAGTATTTAAATAAATCTAGAACTGGTATACATGATGACATAGTTTATATAGATAAAAAGGTTGATGATTGTTTTGTTGAACTAGCTATGCAATATACAGATGGTTATACAGAGAACATATATTCTTTTGCAAACAATATAAATACACATGAAGGTGGTTCTCATTTAAGTGGATTTAAAGCAGCTCTTACTAAAACTGTAAATGATTATGCTAAGAGAAATAAATTTTTAAAGGAAAATGATGTTAACCTACTTGGTGAAGACATAAGAGAAGGTCTTACAGCAGTAGTATCAGTTAAATTACCAGAACCTCAATTTGAAGGTCAAACTAAAACAAAGCTAGGTAATAGCTTTATGAGAGGTATAGTTGATAGTGTAACAGTTGATGAACTGGGGTCTTTCCTAGAAGAAAACCCATCAACAGCAAGAATCATAGTTGATAAAGCTTTAAGAGCACAAAGAGCTAGAGAAGCTGCAAAAAAAGCAAGAGAATTAACAAGGAGAAAAAGTGTATTAGAAAGTACATCTTTACCTGGAAAACTTGCAGATTGTGCAGAAAAAGATCCATCTAAAAGTGAAATATTCTTAGTCGAAGGGGATTCAGCGGGAGGTTCAGCTAAACAAGGTAGAGATAGAAATAGTCAAGCTATACTTCCATTAAGAGGGAAAATACTTAATGTTGAGAAATCAAGACTAGATAGGATACTATCTTCAGATGAAATAAAAAATATGATAACAGCTTATGGTTGTGGTATTGGAGAAGATTTTGATATAGATAAGGCTAGGTATCATAAAATTATAATTATGACCGATGCTGATGTAGACGGAGCCCATATAAGAACTTTATTATTAACATTCTTCTTTAGATATATGAGACCTCTTATAGATGAGGGGTATGTTTATGCAGCACAGCCACCTTTATATAAAGTGACAAAGCAAAAGAAGGAACATTATGTTTACTCAGATAAAGAGTTAAATATCTTACTAGATGAAATTGGAAGAAATGGTGTTGAACTTCAAAGGTACAAAGGTCTTGGAGAGATGAATGCAGAGCAATTATGGGAAACAACTATGAATCCTGAGACAAGAACTTTATTACAAGTTACTGTAGAAGATGCTGCAATTGCAGATGAAGTATTTTCAATGCTTATGGGTGATAAGGTTGCTCCAAGAAAAGAATTTATAGAAGAAAATGCAAGATTTGTTAGAAACTTAGATATATAG
- the yaaA gene encoding S4 domain-containing protein YaaA: MTEITIESEYIKLDQFLKLAEIASTGGHAKFLIQEGLVTVNDEIELRRGKKIKSGDIVEIEGTKIKVL; encoded by the coding sequence ATGACTGAAATAACTATAGAATCAGAATATATAAAGTTGGATCAATTTCTTAAATTAGCAGAGATTGCATCAACAGGAGGTCATGCAAAATTTTTAATTCAAGAAGGTTTAGTGACAGTAAATGATGAAATAGAATTAAGAAGAGGAAAAAAGATAAAATCAGGAGATATAGTTGAAATAGAAGGAACTAAAATAAAAGTATTGTAA
- a CDS encoding YtxH domain-containing protein: protein MCNKRSCKKGGFLLLGAILGFIFGMFFAPKKGSELRKETKEKFNDVKENPKEVLHETFNDVKERIINLVDDDNNEEDIKISEEDIVISKSFDDEGDVN from the coding sequence ATGTGCAATAAAAGAAGTTGTAAAAAAGGTGGATTTTTATTATTAGGAGCTATTTTAGGGTTTATATTTGGTATGTTTTTTGCACCTAAAAAAGGTTCTGAACTAAGAAAAGAAACAAAAGAGAAGTTTAATGATGTTAAAGAAAATCCAAAAGAAGTTCTACATGAAACATTTAATGATGTTAAAGAGAGAATAATAAATTTAGTGGATGATGATAATAATGAAGAAGATATAAAGATTTCAGAAGAAGATATAGTAATAAGTAAAAGCTTTGATGATGAGGGAGATGTTAACTAA
- the dnaN gene encoding DNA polymerase III subunit beta, which translates to MKIICNQKILANRIGIAQKAINGKTTIELLKGILISTEEGQLKLTGYDAEIGIETYVQAEIIEKGDVVVDARLFGDIIRKLPDSFVEIETDSENNIYINCVNSRFKIKGYAAKEFPKLPELNEEDLYSIPQEILKNMIKQTVFAISQDQTKPVLMGELLEIVDRNLNLVAIDGYRLAVKSCSVDSLTENIKVIIPGKTLIDVNSLLSGEDNVKVGFNEKNAIFIINDTKIITRLLEGDFIDYKKLLPREHNSRVKLNTKELLNSIERASLLSQSEKNNLIKLSIRDKVMAITSNTEKGNVYEEVEIDLDGDYLDIAFNSRYFIEGLKNIDNEEIFIEFTTNVNPCIIKPTDDVNYIYLLLPVRISSNI; encoded by the coding sequence TTGAAAATAATTTGTAATCAAAAAATCCTAGCAAATAGAATTGGAATTGCTCAAAAAGCTATTAATGGAAAAACAACAATAGAATTATTAAAAGGTATACTTATATCTACAGAAGAAGGTCAATTAAAACTTACTGGATATGATGCTGAAATAGGAATAGAAACTTATGTACAAGCAGAAATCATAGAAAAAGGTGATGTTGTTGTAGATGCAAGGCTATTTGGAGATATAATTAGAAAATTACCAGATTCCTTTGTTGAGATAGAAACTGATTCAGAAAATAATATTTACATAAATTGTGTAAATTCAAGATTTAAAATTAAAGGTTATGCAGCAAAAGAATTTCCTAAATTACCAGAATTAAATGAAGAAGATTTATATAGCATACCTCAAGAAATCCTAAAAAATATGATTAAACAAACTGTATTTGCTATCTCACAGGACCAAACAAAACCTGTTTTAATGGGAGAACTTTTAGAAATTGTAGATAGAAACTTAAATTTAGTAGCAATTGATGGATATAGATTAGCTGTAAAAAGTTGTTCGGTTGATAGTTTAACTGAAAATATAAAAGTCATAATTCCTGGAAAGACACTTATAGATGTAAATAGTTTGCTTTCTGGAGAGGATAATGTTAAAGTTGGATTTAACGAAAAAAATGCTATTTTTATAATTAATGATACGAAAATTATTACAAGATTGCTTGAAGGAGATTTTATTGATTATAAAAAATTATTGCCAAGAGAACATAACAGCAGAGTTAAATTAAATACTAAGGAACTTTTAAATAGTATAGAGAGAGCGTCTTTATTGTCTCAATCAGAAAAAAATAATCTTATAAAGTTATCTATAAGAGATAAAGTAATGGCAATTACTTCTAATACAGAAAAAGGAAATGTGTATGAAGAAGTTGAAATAGATTTAGATGGAGATTACCTAGATATAGCTTTCAATTCTAGATATTTTATCGAAGGTTTGAAAAATATAGATAATGAGGAAATATTTATAGAATTTACTACAAATGTAAATCCTTGTATAATTAAACCAACAGATGATGTTAATTATATTTACTTACTGCTTCCAGTAAGAATATCATCAAATATATAG